The following are encoded together in the Oreochromis niloticus isolate F11D_XX linkage group LG12, O_niloticus_UMD_NMBU, whole genome shotgun sequence genome:
- the ghra gene encoding growth hormone receptor a isoform X1, which translates to MGERLAQDGEEAPALPGCSQMLPDVKGIMALSPSSNLLILLILSSLDWLPSPGSTFLTDWDHTTSSALIEPHFTECISRDQETFHCWWSPGSFHNLSSPGALRVFYLKKEPPTSQWKECPEYIHSNRECFFDEAHTSIWITYCMQLRTQNNITYFNEDDCFTVENIVRPDPPVNLNWTLLNTSPSGLNYDVMINWEPPPTADVRLGWMRVEYELQYRERNTTNWEALDIQRQSHQTIYGLRLGKEYEVHIRCRMQAFIKFGEFSESVFIQVTEIPSTESTVHLTLVLVFGTVGILILIMLIVISQQNRLMIFLLPPVPAPKIKGIDSELLKKGKLDELNFMLSGRGMDGLPIYAPDFYQDEPWVELMEVDETEDVDNGEKKDNRGSDTQKLLGQSQPVSQHININCSNSVSGPDAESSQATCYNTDLPEEETLMLMATLLPGQPDEEETSLDTVERSSASETGERQLIQTQTRGPQTWVNTDFYAQVTNVMPTGGVVLSPGQQLRIQESISAAEKETKKKRKESEDSEESEERKQKEPQFQLLVVDPEGSAYSTESSIQQISTPPPSSPMPGEGYHIIHPQPVEPRPAATMELNQSPYIIPDSPQFFAPVADYTVVQELDSHHSLLLNPPCHQTPPPCLPQHPLKAPMPVGYITPDLLGNLSQ; encoded by the exons CTCTCATTGAGCCTCATTTTACTGAGTGTATATCAAGGGACCAGGAGACGTTCCACTGCTGGTGGAGTCCCGGCAGCTTCCACAACCTCTCCTCCCCTGGAGCACTCCGAGTCTTCTACCTTaagaaaga GCCTCCTACCAGCCAGTGGAAGGAGTGTCCTGAGTATATCCATTCAAATAGGGAATGTTTCTTTGATGAAGCTCACACATCCATATGGATCACTTACTGCATGCAGCTTCGCACTCAAAACAACATCACCTATTTCAATGAAGATGACTGTTTCACTGTGGAGAATATTG TACGTCCTGACCCGCCAGTGAATTTAAACTGGACCCTGCTGAATACAAGTCCTTCCGGGCTAAATTATGATGTCATGATTAACTGGGAGCCCCCACCTACTGCTGATGTTAGGTTGGGATGGATGCGTGTGGAGTATGAGTTGCAGTACAGAGAGAGAAATACCACAAACTGGGAAGCA TTGGACATTCAGCGACAGTCTCATCAGACAATCTACGGTCTGCGCTTAGGAAAAGAATATGAAGTACACATCCGCTGCAGGATGCAGGCTTTCATTAAATTTGGCGAGTTCAGTGAATCCGTCTTCATTCAAGTGACTGAGATTCCTAGCACAG AGTCTACTGTCCATCTCACACTGGTTCTTGTATTTGGGACTGTGGGTATCCTCATACTCATCATGCTCATAGTCATCTCTCAGCAGAACCG ATTAATGATATTCCTGCTGCCGCCTGTTCCTGCACCCAAAATCAAAGGCATCGATTCAGAGCTATTGAAG AAGGGGAAGCTGGATGAGCTGAATTTTATGCTGAGTGGTAGAGGAATGGATGGCCTGCCCATTTATGCACCAGATTTCTACCAAGACGAGCCGTGGGTGGAGCTCATGGAGGTCGATGAGACAGAGGATGTAGATAATGGAGAGAAGAAGGATAACCGGGGCTCAGACACCCAGAAACTCCTGGGTCAGTCCCAACCTGTCAGTCAACACATCAACATAAACTGCTCAAATTCAGTCAG TGGTCCGGATGCTGAGTCATCCCAGGCCACCTGTTACAACACAGATCTccctgaagaagaaacactaaTGCTGATGGCCACGCTTCTACCAGGACAACCTGATGAAGAGGAAACCTCCCTTGATACTGTAGAAAGATCCTCAGCCTCTGAGACAGGTGAAAGACAGCTCATCCAAACCCAAACCAGAGGGCCCCAGACCTGGGTCAACACAGACTTCTACGCTCAGGTCACCAATGTTATGCCAACTGGTGGTGTGGTGTTGTCTCCTGGACAGCAACTCAGAATCCAGGAGAGCATCTCAGCTGCCgagaaggaaacaaaaaagaagcGGAAAGAGAGTGAAGACAGCGAGGAGTCTGAGGAACGGAAGCAAAAAGAGCCACAGTTTCAGCTGCTAGTAGTGGATCCAGAAGGAAGTGCCTACAGTACAGAGAGCAGTATCCAGCAAATCAGCACTCCTCCCCCTAGCTCTCCCATGCCCGGTGAGGGGTACCACATCATACATCCTCAGCCAGTGGAGCCCAGACCTGCAGCCACAATGGAGCTTAATCAGTCACCTTACATTATTCCTGACTCTCCACAGTTTTTTGCTCCTGTTGCAGACTACACAGTGGTTCAGGAGTTAGACAGCCATCACAGTCTGCTCCTTAACCCGCCTTGCCACCAGACCCCCCCTCCCTGCCTGCCACAGCACCCACTCAAGGCACCTATGCCTGTGGGGTACATTACCCCAGACCTGCTGGGGAACCTCTCACAATGA
- the ghra gene encoding growth hormone receptor a precursor, translating into MALSPSSNLLILLILSSLDWLPSPGSTFLTDWDHTTSSALIEPHFTECISRDQETFHCWWSPGSFHNLSSPGALRVFYLKKEPPTSQWKECPEYIHSNRECFFDEAHTSIWITYCMQLRTQNNITYFNEDDCFTVENIVRPDPPVNLNWTLLNTSPSGLNYDVMINWEPPPTADVRLGWMRVEYELQYRERNTTNWEALDIQRQSHQTIYGLRLGKEYEVHIRCRMQAFIKFGEFSESVFIQVTEIPSTESTVHLTLVLVFGTVGILILIMLIVISQQNRLMIFLLPPVPAPKIKGIDSELLKKGKLDELNFMLSGRGMDGLPIYAPDFYQDEPWVELMEVDETEDVDNGEKKDNRGSDTQKLLGQSQPVSQHININCSNSVSGPDAESSQATCYNTDLPEEETLMLMATLLPGQPDEEETSLDTVERSSASETGERQLIQTQTRGPQTWVNTDFYAQVTNVMPTGGVVLSPGQQLRIQESISAAEKETKKKRKESEDSEESEERKQKEPQFQLLVVDPEGSAYSTESSIQQISTPPPSSPMPGEGYHIIHPQPVEPRPAATMELNQSPYIIPDSPQFFAPVADYTVVQELDSHHSLLLNPPCHQTPPPCLPQHPLKAPMPVGYITPDLLGNLSQ; encoded by the exons CTCTCATTGAGCCTCATTTTACTGAGTGTATATCAAGGGACCAGGAGACGTTCCACTGCTGGTGGAGTCCCGGCAGCTTCCACAACCTCTCCTCCCCTGGAGCACTCCGAGTCTTCTACCTTaagaaaga GCCTCCTACCAGCCAGTGGAAGGAGTGTCCTGAGTATATCCATTCAAATAGGGAATGTTTCTTTGATGAAGCTCACACATCCATATGGATCACTTACTGCATGCAGCTTCGCACTCAAAACAACATCACCTATTTCAATGAAGATGACTGTTTCACTGTGGAGAATATTG TACGTCCTGACCCGCCAGTGAATTTAAACTGGACCCTGCTGAATACAAGTCCTTCCGGGCTAAATTATGATGTCATGATTAACTGGGAGCCCCCACCTACTGCTGATGTTAGGTTGGGATGGATGCGTGTGGAGTATGAGTTGCAGTACAGAGAGAGAAATACCACAAACTGGGAAGCA TTGGACATTCAGCGACAGTCTCATCAGACAATCTACGGTCTGCGCTTAGGAAAAGAATATGAAGTACACATCCGCTGCAGGATGCAGGCTTTCATTAAATTTGGCGAGTTCAGTGAATCCGTCTTCATTCAAGTGACTGAGATTCCTAGCACAG AGTCTACTGTCCATCTCACACTGGTTCTTGTATTTGGGACTGTGGGTATCCTCATACTCATCATGCTCATAGTCATCTCTCAGCAGAACCG ATTAATGATATTCCTGCTGCCGCCTGTTCCTGCACCCAAAATCAAAGGCATCGATTCAGAGCTATTGAAG AAGGGGAAGCTGGATGAGCTGAATTTTATGCTGAGTGGTAGAGGAATGGATGGCCTGCCCATTTATGCACCAGATTTCTACCAAGACGAGCCGTGGGTGGAGCTCATGGAGGTCGATGAGACAGAGGATGTAGATAATGGAGAGAAGAAGGATAACCGGGGCTCAGACACCCAGAAACTCCTGGGTCAGTCCCAACCTGTCAGTCAACACATCAACATAAACTGCTCAAATTCAGTCAG TGGTCCGGATGCTGAGTCATCCCAGGCCACCTGTTACAACACAGATCTccctgaagaagaaacactaaTGCTGATGGCCACGCTTCTACCAGGACAACCTGATGAAGAGGAAACCTCCCTTGATACTGTAGAAAGATCCTCAGCCTCTGAGACAGGTGAAAGACAGCTCATCCAAACCCAAACCAGAGGGCCCCAGACCTGGGTCAACACAGACTTCTACGCTCAGGTCACCAATGTTATGCCAACTGGTGGTGTGGTGTTGTCTCCTGGACAGCAACTCAGAATCCAGGAGAGCATCTCAGCTGCCgagaaggaaacaaaaaagaagcGGAAAGAGAGTGAAGACAGCGAGGAGTCTGAGGAACGGAAGCAAAAAGAGCCACAGTTTCAGCTGCTAGTAGTGGATCCAGAAGGAAGTGCCTACAGTACAGAGAGCAGTATCCAGCAAATCAGCACTCCTCCCCCTAGCTCTCCCATGCCCGGTGAGGGGTACCACATCATACATCCTCAGCCAGTGGAGCCCAGACCTGCAGCCACAATGGAGCTTAATCAGTCACCTTACATTATTCCTGACTCTCCACAGTTTTTTGCTCCTGTTGCAGACTACACAGTGGTTCAGGAGTTAGACAGCCATCACAGTCTGCTCCTTAACCCGCCTTGCCACCAGACCCCCCCTCCCTGCCTGCCACAGCACCCACTCAAGGCACCTATGCCTGTGGGGTACATTACCCCAGACCTGCTGGGGAACCTCTCACAATGA